gtttgttttttaaaGGAGCCCTCACATAGTTGAGCTGAAATTTAAATTTTCTGGCAGGCTCTTGAAAAAAATGGTCAGGATCTGATGGGTAGACAAGTACACATTGGTGGGCATACTACCCCACAAACTGGGCATGCAAGAGGCGGTCGGTCAGGTAGCCGTGGTGGCAGGAGGCGTTCTTAGTATTATATTGCCAGAGAGGTTTTTGCAATTCTTGTGACATTTGTGATTCTCTGTCTCTGATCTTGAGAAGTCACGGTTTAGTTCGCGTTATTTTGGCCTAATTGAATTCTTTAAAATTTTGtataaaagattaaaaaaaacataaaaactcATTCCTCAacataaaaaaacaaatcaattaaGGGCGTCTACTCTTGGTTCCATTGGGCTTCTTGTCCGGAACCTGTTTAGCTTCTTTGGTTCCATTAGCCTTCTTGTCAGAAACCTGTTCAGTTCCTTCTTCTTCAGTCTTTTTTTCGCTAAAATCCCTAAAAAACTTCTTTGGTTCCCTGTTAGTATGCGTTGGAGTGGGAAGACTCCTCAAATCGATAAATAACTTAAACGAAACAAGAGCATCTAAACAAGCATATTCAATCTGCTGCTCAGTTAAGAAGCTGACATTCCAGTTGCTCGTCTGGATTTGTCTTGGCTTTGGTATTTCTAGCCTGAGAACATCCTTGGCCAAATTCTTCAACCCAGCGTTATAAAGTCCGCTGTTTCTATAATCTCCAAAAGTCTTGGTGAGTTTAAAAGCAGCCAGAGTGCCAACTTCTTCAGTTCTACCAACATACAAACCATAATCAACCCAAAGCTTGTGCGCATCACCATCAATTCCAGCTCCAACAAAGATAAACTTCTCGTTACTGAGAAAATCAGCAAGTGATTCAGGAATCTCGTCACAACGCGAGATGTGGAATATGAGACAACGTGTAGAAAAGCACAATTGCACAACGGCAACCTTGTTTCGACTATAGCCATCTCTGCTCTTTCGGCTCCATTCTATATCAAGACCCAGAACAAGATTATTCAGCTTATTGCGGAATTCAGCGTAGACACTTGCAATCCATTGATCGACCACAGAAGCTGTATGAGTTACAGTCGTACGGA
This genomic stretch from Papaver somniferum cultivar HN1 chromosome 5, ASM357369v1, whole genome shotgun sequence harbors:
- the LOC113279541 gene encoding Werner Syndrome-like exonuclease; translation: MAGSQEEVQNGLAKLSLVPNKNSSTKISTKLVDKSTTHQTYNVVLVHEKEGKIKEDKVRTTVTHTASVVDQWIASVYAEFRNKLNNLVLGLDIEWSRKSRDGYSRNKVAVVQLCFSTRCLIFHISRCDEIPESLADFLSNEKFIFVGAGIDGDAHKLWVDYGLYVGRTEEVGTLAAFKLTKTFGDYRNSGLYNAGLKNLAKDVLRLEIPKPRQIQTSNWNVSFLTEQQIEYACLDALVSFKLFIDLRSLPTPTHTNREPKKFFRDFSEKKTEEEGTEQVSDKKANGTKEAKQVPDKKPNGTKSRRP